The Triticum aestivum cultivar Chinese Spring chromosome 7B, IWGSC CS RefSeq v2.1, whole genome shotgun sequence genome window below encodes:
- the LOC123157425 gene encoding FACT complex subunit SPT16-like has translation MAIIEALDRTPASVTGSSPAVSPENFIKCMRKFYRHWKEDDTEIWGSSCAIAVATPPPSEDIRYQKSLALSTWFFGHQFLETIMVFLSRQIHFVCSQKDSDVLKPLKMLVSKEVGVDIVLHILKKGDDGSALIDEIIRAVCAHSESNNVVIGHLAREKPEGKFLEAWSEKLHRSRLKLFDVSSGISELLAVKDATEIMYVKKAAFLAASVMRKYVVSKVEKIIEDEKKIAHSKLMVLTEKILLSPINVDVKLKADNVDICYPPVFQSGGKYDLRPSASSNDDDLHYDSGSVIICALGAKYSGYCSNVARTFLIDCNAEKCNAYKVLRQAHDAAIAALTPGSKCCSSYQAAVTVIRDKAPELLPFLTKSAGTGIGIEFRESWLSLSEKNGRTLKEGMIFNVSLGFQNLIDKTNNEKTKEFSLWLADTVLVCKENPKVLTSFISKADSDAFYLFDEENAGLPAVKQAPEANVMVPVKPVLNPLRENLRSHSRTPKEELRKQLQSEILKKKTSEAAVRSDVADHKLLEGLGRSRAMDELVAYKNANDVPVSNRLDIIQVDKQNEAILLPIYGVTVPFHVCTIKKAEIRGESSSGVYVSITFNVPGTASGLQDPRLQNLIFLKAVTFLSKNRNHAEEVIKSVKTVQKGVTERARRASLVSQERLQLCDGMSRDRIQFPDLWIRPSFGGRGRKVAGTLVAHVNGFQYSASKTEKVDIMFSNIKHAFFQPAERDMITLLHFHLYNEIMVGNKKTRDVQFYTEVMDVVDAVGLKRHSARDPDEIEEEQRDRARRKKINGQFELFVKRVVSVWSQPRFQQLGLHFERPSQKLGFNGVHGRTTCFIVPTPSGLVQLVESPFLVTSLREVEIVCLERVALGQKSFDMVFVFQDLKRDVVRIEVIPMASLDKIKDWLNDSNLKYYESKLNLNWRMVLKKLDEPGCDTNDRWEFLNPDATDSDSEDSETDDDKYEPSDAESASDSDDEDSDSESVVDSGEDEAVSAGSDDDDDAAESWDEMERKARDADMEMGSESDSEDERQRRREKAKRQLNPQQSKGVPQKRQRVN, from the coding sequence ATGGCTATTATTGAAGCATTGGATAGAACACCGGCTTCTGTTACTGGGTCTTCTCCTGCAGTCAGTCCAGAAAACTTCATCAAATGTATGAGGAAGTTTTATCGGCACTGGAAGGAGGATGATACTGAGATATGGGGATCTTCGTGTGCAATTGCTGTTGCTACTCCTCCACCCTCTGAAGACATTCGATAtcagaaatcattagccttgagcACGTGGTTTTTTGGTCATCAGTTCCTAGAAACTATAATGGTCTTTCTCAGTAGGCAGATTCATTTCGTGTGCAGCCAAAAGGACAGTGATGTGCTTAAACCTTTGAAGATGCTTGTTTCTAAAGAAGTCGGTGTTGATATCGTGTTGCATATACTGAAAAAGGGTGATGATGGATCTGCCTTAATAGATGAGATCATACGTGCTGTATGTGCGCATTCTGAATCAAACAATGTTGTTATTGGTCACTTAGCAAGAGAGAAGCCTGAAGGCAAGTTTCTTGAAGCATGGTCTGAAAAGCTGCACAGATCGAGGTTAAAGCTTTTTGATGTGTCAAGTGGCATCTCTGAACTTCTTGCTGTGAAAGATGCCACCGAGATTATGTATGTGAAGAAGGCTGCATTTTTGGCTGCTTCGGTTATGCGGAAGTATGTAGTTTCTAAGGTGGAGAAGATCATAGAGGATGAAAAGAAGATAGCACATTCAAAGCTGATGGTTCTGACAGAGAAGATACTACTTTCCCCAATAAATGTAGATGTTAAACTGAAGGCAGATAATGTTGACATATGCTACCCACCTGTTTTTCAAAGTGGAGGCAAGTATGACCTTAGGCCATCTGCTTCTAGCAACGATGATGATCTGCACTATGATTCTGGAAGCGTCATCATCTGTGCTCTGGGAGCCAAGTACAGTGGCTACTGCTCAAATGTCGCAAGAACCTTCCTGATTGATTGTAATGCAGAAAAATGCAATGCATATAAAGTCCTCCGTCAGGCGCATGATGCTGCTATTGCTGCTTTGACACCAGGTAGCAAGTGTTGTTCCAGTTATCAGGCTGCAGTTACTGTGATCAGGGACAAAGCTCCTGAACTTCTTCCTTTCCTTACCAAGTCAGCTGGAACAGGAATTGGTATCGAGTTCCGTGAATCTTGGCTGTCCTTAAGTGAGAAAAATGGCCGGACGCTAAAGGAAGGGATGATTTTCAATGTTTCACTTGGGTTTCAAAACCTTATAGACAAGACCAACAATGAGAAGACCAAGGAATTCTCCCTATGGCTAGCTGACACTGTTCTGGTCTGCAAGGAAAATCCAAAAGTCTTGACATCTTTTATCTCCAAGGCTGACAGCGATGCCTTCTACTTATTTGATGAGGAAAATGCAGGATTACCTGCTGTGAAACAAGCTCCGGAAGCAAACGTTATGGTCCCGGTTAAACCAGTGCTAAATCCATTGAGAGAAAATCTGCGATCCCATAGCAGGACACCTAAGGAGGAACTTAGGAAACAGCTTCAGTCAGAAATCTTAAAGAAGAAAACAAGTGAGGCAGCAGTGAGAAGTGACGTTGCTGATCATAAGTTGTTGGAGGGGCTTGGTCGTTCCAGAGCTATGGATGAACTGGTTGCATATAAGAATGCAAATGATGTGCCTGTTTCCAATCGACTGGACATTATTCAGGTGGACAAACAGAATGAGGCTATCCTGTTACCAATATATGGAGTTACTGTTCCCTTTCATGTTTGTACCATAAAAAAAGCAGAAATTCGTGGGGAAAGCAGCAGTGGAGTTTATGTCAGCATTACATTTAATGTCCCTGGCACTGCTTCTGGTCTTCAAGATCCCCGCTTGCAGAACCTTATTTTTTTGAAAGCAGTCACCTTCCTCTCAAAAAACAGAAATCATGCTGAAGAGGTTATTAAATCGGTGAAGACTGTTCAAAAAGGAGTCACCGAAAGAGCTAGGAGAGCGAGCTTGGTTAGTCAGGAAAGGCTTCAACTATGTGACGGAATGAGCAGGGATAGGATTCAGTTTCCTGATTTGTGGATACGGCCATCATTTGGTGGCCGTGGGCGGAAGGTCGCTGGAACTTTGGTGGCCCATGTCAATGGTTTTCAATATTCTGCATCGAAAACTGAAAAGGTGGATATTATGTTCAGCAACATAAAACATGCCTTCTTCCAGCCAGCTGAGAGAGACATGATAACGCTGCTCCACTTCCATCTGTACAATGAAATCATGGTGGGCAACAAGAAGACTAGAGATGTGCAGTTCTACACTGAAGTGATGGATGTTGTGGACGCGGTTGGTCTTAAGCGCCATTCAGCACGGGATCCTGATGAGATTGAGGAAGAGCAGCGTGATAGGGCACGAAGGAAGAAAATAAATGGACAGTTTGAGCTGTTTGTGAAAAGGGTTGTTTCCGTTTGGTCGCAGCCAAGATTTCAGCAGCTCGGCTTACATTTTGAAAGGCCATCACAGAAGCTTGGCTTCAATGGAGTCCATGGCAGAACTACTTGTTTTATAGTTCCTACTCCTAGTGGCCTGGTACAGCTTGTTGAGTCACCGTTTCTTGTGACTTCGTTGAGGGAGGTTGAGATAGTATGCTTGGAAAGGGTGGCCCTGGGGCAGAAATCCTTCGACATGGTGTTTGTATTTCAAGATTTAAAGCGAGATGTTGTCCGCATAGAGGTCATTCCAATGGCATCTCTTGACAAGATCAAAGATTGGCTTAATGACAGCAACTTGAAGTACTATGAATCAAAGCTGAACCTCAACTGGCGAATGGTCCTCAAGAAGCTCGACGAGCCAGGTTGTGACACAAATGACAGGTGGGAATTCTTGAATCCAGATGCTACTGACTCAGATTCGGAGGATTCCGAGACAGACGATGATAAGTACGAACCTTCTGATGCGGAGTCAGCCTCTGATTCGGATGATGAAGACAGCGACAGCGAATCGGTGGTGGATTCTGGCGAGGATGAGGCTGTCTCGGCTGGCtcagatgacgacgacgacgctgcCGAGTCATGGGACGAGATGGAGCGCAAGGCGAGGGATGCCGACATGGAGATGGGCAGCGAATCCGACAGCGAAGACGAGAGGCAGCGGCGGAGGGAGAAAGCAAAACGGCAGTTGAATCCCCAGCAGTCCAAGGGTGTTCCCCAGAAGAGGCAGCGTGTCAACTGA